The sequence GCTGTTGTCACTCATCAGAGAAAATCAAGTAGTGGTAATAATTGGTGAAACCGGTTCAGGTAAAACCACTCAGTTAGCTCAATATCTTCATGAAGATGGGTATTCGGACAGCAGAGGAAAATCTATCGTCGTCACCCAACCAAGAAGAGTGGCTGCAATGTCCGTCGCTAAAAGAGTCGCAATGGAAATGCAAGTCTCATTGGGTAAAGAAGTCGGTTACTCTATTAGGTTCGAAGATATGACCGATCCTGAATATACAAAGCTTAAGTTTGTCACAGACGGTATTTTGCTTAGGGAAACTTTAATGGATGACATGCTAGATAAGTATAGCTGCATCATTATTGATGAAGCTCACGAAAGATCATTGAATACAGACATCCTACTTGGgttcttcaaagttttaTTGGCACGAAGAAGAGATTTGAAACTCATAATTACTTCAGCCACAATGAATGCTAAGAAATTCTCAACATTCTTTGGAAACGCTCCCCAATTCACTATTCCGGGAAGAACTTTCCCTGTACAAACAATATATACTTCCAACCCGGTTCAAGATTATGTGGAAGCTGCGGTTTCTCAGGCGGTGAAAATACATTTGGCCAATGATTGTTCAAGTGGTGATATTCTAATCTTCATGACAGGTcaagaagatattgaaaCGACCTATGATACTTTAAGGGAAAAGTTCCTACAGGTATACtctaaaaaatttggtacagcaaaaattgaagaaatcaaggATATCGAAATCCTACCAATTTACTCAGCATTACCTGCAGATTTGcagttcaaaattttccagGATTTGCATGGcactaaaagaaagattatCATTGCAACTAATATTGCTGAGACTTCGTTAACCATTAAAGGCATCAGGTATGTCATTGACTGTGGGTATTCTAAGTTAAAAGTTTACAACCCAAAGATTGGTCTTGATAGCTTGGCAATAACGCCTGTCTCAAAGGCCAACGCAGATCAAAGATCTGGGAGAGCTGGTAGAACCGGACCGGGCATGGCGTATCGATTGTACACTGAAGATACTTTCCAAGAGGATATGTACATACAGACAATACCCGAGATTCAAAGAACGAATTTATCGAATACACTTTTACtattgaaatctttgaatGTCACTGATGAATTAAGTAAGTTCCCGTTCATTGACAAACCACCTTTACAAacatttttgtcttcattGTATGAACTGTGGTTCATCGGGGCCATGGACAACAAGGGTCAATTAACGTCCTTAGGGCTGAAAATGGCAAAACTCCCCTTGCAACCTTCCCTTTCCAAAATCTTATTGATTGCAGTACAAAACGGTTGTAGTGATGAAATGCTAACCATTGTATCCATGCTTTCTGTTCCACAAGTTTTTTATAGACCTAAGGAAAGGCAAAAGGAAGCAGACGTTGCAAgaaataaatttttcatcgcCAAGTCAGACCATTTAACACTGCTAAATGTATTTGTTCAGTGGAGAGCAAATAAATTTAGTCCACATTGGTGTAATAAACATTTTGTTCAATACAAATCACTTGTCAGAGCACGGGACATCCGAGACCAACTATTAAGAATCCTGGTATCTCAAAACATTCCCGTAGTCTCTTCTGGTAAAGATTRRGATAtcattaaaaaatgtatCTGTTCAGGATTTGCTCATCAGGCAGCTAAAATATCAGGGTTGAGAAACTATGTTCATTTGAAGACTGGCGTTGGTGTTCAACTGCATCCCACTAGCGCATTGCATGGATTGGGTGATTTGCCACCCTACGTTATATATCACGAACTATTAATGACCAGTAAAGAATACATTTGTTGTGTTACATCCGTAGATCCATTCTGGTTAATGGAATACGGCGGGTTGCTCTACGACATTAAGCGCGTAAAGGACAATCAAGAATCTGAAACCAAAGGTTTATTTGGTGAACACTATGGAGATGTTGTTGACGTggctgaagatgaaatagatgtgaatatcaaaaaatatagaGCTCTAAGGGATGGCGTGGTACAAAATCTAATAAAGTCAAACAACACAAATGAAGGAAAGAGTGAGCAGATACtccaaaaggaaaatattACAATCAATAAAAGAGAGCCAACGAAGCCtttcaagagaagaaggacatttttttaagtaTAGAAAAGATCACGTCAATACGTGAACCACTCGTATTGTTTTATAGGTACATAAATGCATAGAACAAAACATAATTATTCATCAAGAAAGGGAGAGAAGGGCATAATTCAAACGTCATTACATGGCGAAAAAGCTCTTATAGTAATTACCTATACTGCTACAATCCGACTGCTCATATATTTCATTAGCCTTTGGCAACCATTTCGTCATGTTTTCTATTCTGCGAACACTGGCCGGGTGTGTACTTAGAAACTCCATATTCACAGCATTTCCTCTGttcagatttttttcaaagtttgCCATTCTCTCCCACACTTTTATAGATTCCTGTGGTTGGAAACATGCCCTTGACATAATCATCAGGCCAATATAGTCGGCTTCAGTCTCCATTTGTCTTGATGCTGGCATTCGCAAGAACCCATCTAATAGCAAGTTATTGACAACATTTGCTCCAGTAACAGTGTATAATACTAACCCTAATATAGAATATATTGGAGCYTTCGATAAGTTCTCAGCTGTGTGTCTTGCCAGCTGATGTGCAAATTCATGTGATAATACGGTGGCGATCCCATCTTCATTGGCGCAGATAGGCAAAATAGAGCTGAATATAAACACTTTACCACCCGGCAGCACAAATGCGTTTGGTGAGGCAGTTGAATCGTTGACCACATGTATTTCCCATTTTATTCCGTCTAACAAAGAGTTATCCACACTGGGGTCTTTATAAGCAGCTTCAACAATCTTCTTAAATATATTCTCAATCTTAACGGTTAACGGGTGCTGTGGAGGTAGAATTTCCTGCTGAGTCTGTCTCCAGATTGATTTGTATGTATAGTTTCCGATGGTCAACTCCAATGGGCGTGAAACCCAAATAAATCGGGACCTATCGCTAACTGGTGCTTTATCGAGATGTGTGAAATAAAACAGGGAACATCCACCAAAAAATAAGGCCaagtattttcttgatgacTTATCGAGGATAAGCTCTTTAAAAgatgattttttggaataGTCGTCGTTATTAAATCGACGATATGAAGATCCATTACTGGAGTAGTAACTTCGTGTTAACTGAACCCGGAATAATGGTGGCTTCAGAGATTGTCCATGAACTCTATTTCCAAGTCCTTTTAACTTGGTGATATTACGCAGCATTTCTTGTCATCCAGCGTTTCTATCTAAATAGAATGAGTAAATCGTGTCcctttaaaaataacactttgtctttttttctctttgtatCGGATCTagtaataaaaataaaatggaGATTTTTGATCGTCTATACAAACCACctatataaagaaacatAAACGTACATAAATAATTACACCTCAAAGGACATCTCGGGTATTTGGTCGGGAGATACGTGGCGCTCTTGGTTTTGCAATTCCAAGTACCTTTTCTTAGTTTTGAAGTACAGTAGCCATGCTGTCAAAGTTAAAATAATTAAAGTGACTAGAATACTGAGCAAATCAAATACTCTGGACCCAGTAGACTCGGATTCCGCGAGACTCTTAATACGAGAACCAATAAACAGGTAGATGAAAAGTTTTGGAGTGGTTAATATATTGGCAATAGTAAAATTGCGTACCGAAATACCATAAACACCAGCAATGGCGCCGTTAGTTAAGGAGTAAGGGAATGGGCATAATCTCAGTAATGCCAAGATCCAATAACtgttattttcttgtagAATAGAAGCCAATGCttcaaatcttttattCAGGTGCACTAGCTTTTCAGCCCTTGAATGTAGAATTGTCTTAAATACTATGAAGGAGAMAATGGAGCCTGTCACAGACCCGAAAGCTAACGTTATCCATCCTTCAAAACTGACGCCATAAATCAGCCCAGTAGTAGTGGACAGTAAGGAGTATCCGATCATAGGGGGAAATGCGACAAAGAATAGCAGCACtatcaaaatgaaatgtGTAGACATCTTTTCTCTCAAATCGTTTGACGTAACAACGACTTTATGTAGAATTGTGTTATGGAACACAAGCAATAGAACACCCATAATCATAACCATTATGCCAAAAAGGATAATTAAAATCTGTTGCCATACCCTTAATGAATAGAAATATAATTGTACTTTCTGAGCGTTTTTTCTAAAAGTATGCATCAATCTTTCTCTAGGAGACATATTGTAAATGTCCAAGAAGTCATCATCGTTGGTGTCCATTTCATCGTTAAACGTTAAACCAGTATTGGTACCGACCCTTTGACCACTATTGGTATTTGCCAAGTTGTCGTTATTTagatcttcaaaataaccatcaaattcatcatcgtcttctGGACCCATGTTGACATTTTCTGCTTCGTAAGACTGATTCATTGGTACAACCTGTATTTGATTTCCATTGAAAAGGTGAGTACTCCAAAAACTGTTGAAGGGCTGGTTACAGCACggtatttttcttttggcaCGGTCCTTACAAAAACGGCTTGGATTTTCGCATCGAAATGATTTAATGAGAAAAGgccaataaataaatatgtaGAAAGAAGATATCTAGAAAATATGTAAGCAAATAGGCCAGTTCTTTATTGGGTAACATTATTAGTGCTCTTGTGCTGTGCTGAAGATGAAGGCCTTGAGCGAAATGGCGAGCTCTTTATGGCTTGAGAAGGTGGTCTTCCATCAACGCTATGACGTCTAAAAGTATTTGCAAGATCGTGGTGTATCATTGCGTTCGAATCGACATTGCTGATTAGCCTTAATGTAGGATGTTCATCCTTCTCTGGATCTGTGTACAATGCGTTCCCATTGCTAACCCATTTTTTGTTCAGATGCTTTAGATATTTATTCTTCCGGCCAAAATGCAGTTTCTTGTCTACCATTGTAGGTGTTTCAATACTAGCAGAATGTGGGACAAGCTCATGGCTTTCTGAACCATAGGCTTTGACGTCCACAGGGAACATCAATCGGCCAGAGGATGCCTTTTTTTGCAGAATTGGGGGTGGGTGTCCATTGATTTTATTAGATTGTCTTAGTATTCTCGATGTTGGAGAGGCAACTGAAAATGAGAAAGATTTTCCTGGTCTTCTTGAAGTGAAAATAGTATCcgattttcttctttgatgatGCGGATTCAACGAAGCAGATGTTATGGAATACCTTGGTCTGAAGCCGGAGGGCGAACGCCCATACGTGCTTGCATTTTCTCTTAGCAATAATAAAGAGTTGGTAGATTCGGATTCTAACAAGTAGTCATCCAATACACTGGCAATATGATTACCGGCTTTCTCGCCCTTTGTTGGTGTTCTGGTTAGTAACGTCACATTTGCTGGATCTTTGGATTCCTCTGGGACTTGCTCTGGGGCTTTGATTAAACCAATAGCCGAATCTGCAAACTGCAAGgggtttttcaaagaggaagTGACAATCATTCTGCCTTTTATATAAGAGATTGCCTTATCCAAAGCAAATTCCTGGCCGCAgtgattttgaataatgGATATTTTGGGCCACGTAGCCTTTGCCCCATTGGTAATTTCCCTTAACAAAAACTCCTTTGTCGGATTTGATAATAGCTCTTTGATCCTGAAAAGCATATTCATATCAGGTAAGATAGTAATGTCACCAGAATATTGTTGAGATAACACCGATCTTAATTTTGTCAGAGCATTTTTTGCAATTCCCATCTCGCTTCCGATTTCTAAAATATGAATAGCCTCATTGGCCATAAAATTGTATATGCTCGACAAGTTTTGCTTCAGCCTTGCACTGAACTCATCTTCAATCTCCCCGCCCACACAGGATAATGatagtttcaaaaagggGAAAACGTGAATATTCACTTGGCATGCGATAATATGGTCTACGTTAAACATTTCAGAAAGACGAGATATGGGTAAATCATTGTCCACAGAACCATCAACAAACTTGACAGAACTACTTCCGGTCCAAGCTTTCCTTTCCCCTGTCTTGGGGTCCTTTTCATATAGCGGACTCGAGGGGAAAATCCCTGGTAATGAGCATGATGCACATACTGCTGACCAAATGAGAACGTTGGGTGCAGTTAAATTGTTCAGCAAACGTGGTTGTTCAAATAACGATGCAGGGGAAACTGTTatgttcaaaattttcccGGTTCGGTTGTACGCCTCTCTAAAGGTCAAATCGCCCAAAAATTCTATCATTGTATTTACTAGATGCTTATTATCAAACCATGTAccgtttttgaaaaacctggatattttgattaGTAAATTCTCACTTTCACTTTTCTGTTTATCGTCcttaaaaatattgaattcCATTTCCAGGATATGGTTTAGCAAAACAgggatttcttctttatgaTGGACTGATAATATACTGGCCACAATGGCACCAGCACTACTGCCACTAATCACCCTTGGCAACACGTCGAGTTCAAATAATGTACCGAGGACACCAATGTGGAAAAGGCCAAAAGTACCACCCCCACTAAGGACCAAAGCGGTCCTGCCGATATTCCGTCTTGTTTGCTGTAGTATACCCAGTAGATAATTATCATCAAGGTCGGACTCCATTAGTGATTCTAGCGCTAACCTGGACTCCATCATATATTCATCTATCAGATACTTTGTACCAACATGAGAATGCCTATAAAGGTTTACATTACCCATGTTGCCCAGATTGCGTACCCAATTGGTCCGGATGATGTATAATAGTTGAGAGTAGTTTCTGTTCAACCGTTCCTCGCGCAGTCTGGATGTTAGATCTTTTATCAGCTTGTAATCATATAGGGGCGACTCCAGTTTTTGTTTCCACGCTATTTTCCCAGTGAGTTCATCCAGCCTTGCGCCCGCAGAACaccattcttcaaaacacaTGGCATGTTGCTTCTGGGAggagattttttcaataaggATGTCTCTTTCATAGTTTCCCACAAAGACATTGTAAAGAAATGATTTGCATTTACTTGCCAAAGATACTctctcctcttcttcttcttcttcttccccCTCGTCGTCGTCCACATCCTCCATATCTATATCGCTACTATCATTTTCTGTGACAGTCTCTTGCTCGTCATCTAATTTCTCCTCATCTCCGGTGTCTAAATTAAACTTTACTTGGTTGGTAATCATACCCTTACTATCTTGCAGTCTTCCCCTAGCATCTACCTCCACTCTTCCAGCATTGACATTATCCTTCCGAGGCTTACTAGATTTGGTCCTGGGTTTTAGAATGGGAATGATATTCTGAGAGCTACCTAGAATCTGTTcataatatttttcaattagtTGTTGCGTAACGAGGAGGGGCTTATTTTGTGTGGATGTAagatttgatattttgttgCTCATTCAAACTTCTGTTACAAAGACGTATAAATACTCTTCGCTAATGATTGCAGCACTAATTTTATCAGCTAAAAGCTCAAACGGAGGTTCTTACCACAAATACAGCATCAGATCTGCAAGGTTTAGTCTTTATAATTGTGGTTTTGCTTTTATTATCGCAGCTATCGCATAAAAGGGTAACATCATATAGCCCTATTGTGCCCTATACTTTTCatacaaatacaaaaacacAGTTTAATTTCCTAGTCATTTAACCTATCtaaatatttgaatagCCCTGTGGCCATATTTGACGCGTTGAAAGCCCTAattttttcgaaaattCCAGTTCGCGCTCTTTTTCAGTCATAAAGAGGTGAAATAcatggaaaaaaagtaaatactaacaataaaaaaagcGGAATAGGTAGAGTGGCTTGTAAAAGGACCTCGCCGAGTTGAACCATTATTTTACTAGTGTGAATTGGTACAGAATAGGcaagtgtttttttttgagagaGTACATATATTCGCTAGACCGTTGGATTTTAGTAAGCTTCTTTTCGAGAGTAGTAGTGAATAAACCAAAGGTAAAATCAAATAGAATAAACCCGGTAAGATATCGTCTAGGTTAATGTACGACTCAATTTATGATTCTCCATTTCCGAAAATAAATCCAAAAGTCCGCTACAAGACGGCCTTAGAAAGAGCAGGATTTGATACTAAGCCGCGTAATCTGTTCAGTAGCCAGAGAAATGCTTCCACCGGGAGCCTCCAGGCCTCTGTAAGTTCTCCCCCGATGTCTGTCCAAAGAAACGTATCAGCTGCACCGTTTGTGCCGGTCATAACGAAGAGTACGTATACTGTATCTTCCAAGGGTAATCAGCTATTTTCTAAGGGTGAGTCTGACATTTATTCGCCGCCCGTACTGGACAATAGCAGGAAAGTGAGTATAGCCTCTTCGAAAAATAGCAACAAGACATCTTCGTCGAGGCCCAGCAATAAGTCTCATCCGTCGCAGGACGATCCCTTTCGTTTCGAGCGTGGGCCAGAGCACCACCAGGAGCGATATACTGCTCCCAGATACGCAAATGAATCATCCATCAAAATGCATTCGCAAGTCACAGAcaattctcttttcaattttgagCAAATAGATGTCAGTAATAGTAGAAAGGAACAGGACTTGAGccctattgaaaaaagtttcatGATGTTGACTCAAAACGACACCGCAAGTTTTACAAACTCCATGAGTCAAATGAATAACGAAAGGACCACTGGACAAGAActcgaagaagaacaacaacaaactTCGGCCAACCATCAAAAGGTAGagccagaagaagaagaagaagaagaagaagaaatttcGGTCAACTATCAAAAAATGGGAccagaggaagaggaagaggaagaataCGATGTAGAGAGTCTAAATTTTGAGCCTCAACCTGAACTGCATGTAAATTTAGACGAAAATTTGCCGTTACCAGAAAACACCTCGCAGccacaagaagaagaggacgTGGTTCCGAGAATCCCAGAAATAAACGTTACCAGAGGAAAAACTACGCCGCAGTTATTTATCAGTACGTCATACAATAGCGAATCAATAGATTCCAAATTATTCCCCCAAGATATTGCTACTGGCTTTGCGACTTCCAAGGAAGGTAAATCTCCCGATGTTTTGTCATCATCCCCAAGTGTAGAAAACTTGGATTTTGATGCCTCAAATGAAAAGCGTTACTCTACAGCATCTTCAGAGAAGGTAGAAACC is a genomic window of Saccharomyces eubayanus strain FM1318 chromosome XI, whole genome shotgun sequence containing:
- the PRP16 gene encoding DEAH-box RNA helicase PRP16 translates to MRDSECQGRIREILKEYTSKEVTPGLLLTLRKLAQRTNTSLEQFIAGCQALTKFSSSDVVLFNELRELLRDNSEQNLADSKKAVPSINKRKKFNIQLDFDDNEDELAPPVQKKPTNPSTMFKRIDKSRAKQLKQYSPAAKDLLLTDKFEMQTQQDHIGVVEHEPSRSELVEEDREWYDSNEEYGSLVLESLSRPLEEGKEIPSVIKSRDNEDALRNSVQLYPIPLKQRMEWIPPFLSKFASQNKVSNSIIIGSISETSNQSASVTMVNPFRNPESEFSLNARRGSKLVALRRINMEHVQQSRDNTDVLNTAMGEVLGLENNTNAKDKSRFQENSNDDSAVYTPSREEIKRTREELPVFRCRSQLLSLIRENQVVVIIGETGSGKTTQLAQYLHEDGYSDSRGKSIVVTQPRRVAAMSVAKRVAMEMQVSLGKEVGYSIRFEDMTDPEYTKLKFVTDGILLRETLMDDMLDKYSCIIIDEAHERSLNTDILLGFFKVLLARRRDLKLIITSATMNAKKFSTFFGNAPQFTIPGRTFPVQTIYTSNPVQDYVEAAVSQAVKIHLANDCSSGDILIFMTGQEDIETTYDTLREKFLQVYSKKFGTAKIEEIKDIEILPIYSALPADLQFKIFQDLHGTKRKIIIATNIAETSLTIKGIRYVIDCGYSKLKVYNPKIGLDSLAITPVSKANADQRSGRAGRTGPGMAYRLYTEDTFQEDMYIQTIPEIQRTNLSNTLLLLKSLNVTDELSKFPFIDKPPLQTFLSSLYELWFIGAMDNKGQLTSLGLKMAKLPLQPSLSKILLIAVQNGCSDEMLTIVSMLSVPQVFYRPKERQKEADVARNKFFIAKSDHLTLLNVFVQWRANKFSPHWCNKHFVQYKSLVRARDIRDQLLRILVSQNIPVVSSGKDXDIIKKCICSGFAHQAAKISGLRNYVHLKTGVGVQLHPTSALHGLGDLPPYVIYHELLMTSKEYICCVTSVDPFWLMEYGGLLYDIKRVKDNQESETKGLFGEHYGDVVDVAEDEIDVNIKKYRALRDGVVQNLIKSNNTNEGKSEQILQKENITINKREPTKPFKRRRTFF
- the OMA1 gene encoding metalloendopeptidase; translated protein: MLRNITKLKGLGNRVHGQSLKPPLFRVQLTRSYYSSNGSSYRRFNNDDYSKKSSFKELILDKSSRKYLALFFGGCSLFYFTHLDKAPVSDRSRFIWVSRPLELTIGNYTYKSIWRQTQQEILPPQHPLTVKIENIFKKIVEAAYKDPSVDNSLLDGIKWEIHVVNDSTASPNAFVLPGGKVFIFSSILPICANEDGIATVLSHEFAHQLARHTAENLSKAPIYSILGLVLYTVTGANVVNNLLLDGFLRMPASRQMETEADYIGLMIMSRACFQPQESIKVWERMANFEKNLNRGNAVNMEFLSTHPASVRRIENMTKWLPKANEIYEQSDCSSIGNYYKSFFAM
- the TVP38 gene encoding Tvp38p; amino-acid sequence: MNQSYEAENVNMGPEDDDEFDGYFEDLNNDNLANTNSGQRVGTNTGLTFNDEMDTNDDDFLDIYNMSPRERLMHTFRKNAQKVQLYFYSLRVWQQILIILFGIMVMIMGVLLLVFHNTILHKVVVTSNDLREKMSTHFILIVLLFFVAFPPMIGYSLLSTTTGLIYGVSFEGWITLAFGSVTGSIXSFIVFKTILHSRAEKLVHLNKRFEALASILQENNSYWILALLRLCPFPYSLTNGAIAGVYGISVRNFTIANILTTPKLFIYLFIGSRIKSLAESESTGSRVFDLLSILVTLIILTLTAWLLYFKTKKRYLELQNQERHVSPDQIPEMSFEV
- the TGL4 gene encoding triacylglycerol lipase, translating into MSNKISNLTSTQNKPLLVTQQLIEKYYEQILGSSQNIIPILKPRTKSSKPRKDNVNAGRVEVDARGRLQDSKGMITNQVKFNLDTGDEEKLDDEQETVTENDSSDIDMEDVDDDEGEEEEEEEERVSLASKCKSFLYNVFVGNYERDILIEKISSQKQHAMCFEEWCSAGARLDELTGKIAWKQKLESPLYDYKLIKDLTSRLREERLNRNYSQLLYIIRTNWVRNLGNMGNVNLYRHSHVGTKYLIDEYMMESRLALESLMESDLDDNYLLGILQQTRRNIGRTALVLSGGGTFGLFHIGVLGTLFELDVLPRVISGSSAGAIVASILSVHHKEEIPVLLNHILEMEFNIFKDDKQKSESENLLIKISRFFKNGTWFDNKHLVNTMIEFLGDLTFREAYNRTGKILNITVSPASLFEQPRLLNNLTAPNVLIWSAVCASCSLPGIFPSSPLYEKDPKTGERKAWTGSSSVKFVDGSVDNDLPISRLSEMFNVDHIIACQVNIHVFPFLKLSLSCVGGEIEDEFSARLKQNLSSIYNFMANEAIHILEIGSEMGIAKNALTKLRSVLSQQYSGDITILPDMNMLFRIKELLSNPTKEFLLREITNGAKATWPKISIIQNHCGQEFALDKAISYIKGRMIVTSSLKNPLQFADSAIGLIKAPEQVPEESKDPANVTLLTRTPTKGEKAGNHIASVLDDYLLESESTNSLLLLRENASTYGRSPSGFRPRYSITSASLNPHHQRRKSDTIFTSRRPGKSFSFSVASPTSRILRQSNKINGHPPPILQKKASSGRLMFPVDVKAYGSESHELVPHSASIETPTMVDKKLHFGRKNKYLKHLNKKWVSNGNALYTDPEKDEHPTLRLISNVDSNAMIHHDLANTFRRHSVDGRPPSQAIKSSPFRSRPSSSAQHKSTNNVTQ
- the PXL1 gene encoding Pxl1p; this encodes MYDSIYDSPFPKINPKVRYKTALERAGFDTKPRNLFSSQRNASTGSLQASVSSPPMSVQRNVSAAPFVPVITKSTYTVSSKGNQLFSKGESDIYSPPVLDNSRKVSIASSKNSNKTSSSRPSNKSHPSQDDPFRFERGPEHHQERYTAPRYANESSIKMHSQVTDNSLFNFEQIDVSNSRKEQDLSPIEKSFMMLTQNDTASFTNSMSQMNNERTTGQELEEEQQQTSANHQKVEPEEEEEEEEEISVNYQKMGPEEEEEEEYDVESLNFEPQPELHVNLDENLPLPENTSQPQEEEDVVPRIPEINVTRGKTTPQLFISTSYNSESIDSKLFPQDIATGFATSKEGKSPDVLSSSPSVENLDFDASNEKRYSTASSEKVETPYTATNLQVEQLIAQLDDVSLSRNARLDQNENSLNLVDRKTSRFKKSSAYLSGYGGLDIPATQQTSIMRNIDGNVSNQSFLVDNDDVNDDVPSTSTTNGGTPIFYKFKQSTAQYSGDEGNLSQETFKAKPPIIEALQLQHKPSITNLREDADNSRSTDPRVSPTNGTVEYSPDVNYHENEPTEFKYPPGEGPCRACGLEVTGKRMFSKKENELSGQWHRECFKCIECAIKFNKRVPCYILRDTPYCQKHYHEENHSICKVCSNYIEGECLENDKVERFHVDCLNCFLCKTAITNDYYIFNGEIPLCGKHDIDALLKEGIDNDASGSDRNNTVSKRRTRLINFK